A single region of the Microbulbifer sp. MKSA007 genome encodes:
- the rpsG gene encoding 30S ribosomal protein S7: protein MPRRRVVAKREVLPDPKFGNVTLAKFMNHVMISGKKSVAERIVYGALETISEKLNKDPIEVFEESLENIAPMVEVKSRRVGGATYQVPVEVRPSRRTALAMRWLVEFSRKRGEKSMAQRLANEMIDAAQNKGGAVKKREDVHRMAEANKAFSHYRF, encoded by the coding sequence ATGCCGAGAAGACGAGTAGTCGCCAAGCGCGAAGTGCTACCGGACCCCAAGTTCGGGAACGTCACCCTGGCCAAGTTCATGAACCACGTCATGATCAGCGGCAAGAAGTCAGTTGCAGAGCGTATCGTATACGGTGCACTTGAAACTATTTCTGAAAAATTGAACAAAGATCCGATCGAAGTATTCGAGGAGTCTTTGGAAAATATCGCGCCTATGGTGGAAGTAAAGTCCCGCCGTGTTGGTGGTGCGACGTATCAGGTGCCTGTAGAAGTGCGCCCCTCGCGTCGTACGGCTCTGGCAATGCGTTGGTTGGTGGAGTTCTCCCGTAAGCGCGGTGAGAAATCTATGGCTCAGCGTCTGGCCAACGAAATGATCGACGCAGCCCAAAACAAGGGTGGCGCGGTCAAGAAGCGTGAAGATGTACACCGCATGGCAGAAGCCAACAAGGCATTCTCTCACTACCGCTTCTAA
- the rpsL gene encoding 30S ribosomal protein S12 codes for MATINQLVRKPRKRKVEKSDVPALQASPQRRGVCTRVYTTTPKKPNSALRKVCRVRLTSGYEVTSYIGGEGHNLQEHSVVLIRGGRVKDLPGVRYHTVRGALDCAGVNDRKQGRSKYGAKRPKG; via the coding sequence ATGGCAACGATCAACCAGTTGGTTCGTAAGCCGAGAAAACGCAAAGTTGAAAAAAGCGACGTTCCTGCTCTGCAGGCTAGCCCGCAGCGTCGCGGAGTTTGCACTCGTGTGTACACCACTACACCGAAGAAGCCGAACTCTGCACTGCGTAAGGTTTGCCGTGTGCGTCTGACCAGCGGTTACGAAGTAACTTCGTACATCGGTGGTGAAGGCCACAACCTGCAAGAGCACAGCGTGGTACTGATTCGCGGCGGTCGTGTAAAAGACCTGCCGGGTGTGCGCTACCACACTGTACGCGGTGCACTTGACTGTGCCGGCGTAAACGATCGCAAGCAGGGCCGTTCTAAGTACGGCGCCAAGCGTCCTAAAGGTTAA